Proteins encoded by one window of Chondromyces crocatus:
- a CDS encoding acyl-CoA thioesterase — MRPSEVEKVDAGRIVEARLVEMVFPEQTNHYGTLFGGQALALMDKAAFVVASRYARRTVVTASSEKVDFHVPVRQGQLVELVTRVVATGKTSMTVEVDLYAEDLLTGDRQLGTRGRFVLVALDAHGKPTSVPPLAVNAGN, encoded by the coding sequence ATGCGGCCTTCTGAGGTGGAGAAGGTGGACGCAGGGCGCATCGTCGAGGCGCGGCTCGTGGAGATGGTCTTCCCCGAGCAGACGAACCACTACGGGACGCTGTTCGGTGGCCAGGCGCTGGCGCTGATGGACAAGGCCGCGTTCGTGGTGGCATCGCGTTACGCGCGGCGGACGGTGGTCACGGCGAGCAGCGAGAAGGTCGACTTCCATGTGCCGGTGCGCCAGGGGCAGCTCGTCGAGCTGGTCACGCGCGTGGTGGCGACCGGGAAGACGTCGATGACGGTGGAGGTCGACCTCTACGCGGAGGACCTGCTGACGGGAGATCGGCAGCTCGGGACGCGGGGGAGGTTCGTGCTGGTGGCGCTGGACGCTCACGGCAAGCCGACGAGCGTGCCGCCACTCGCGGTGAATGCAGGGAACTGA
- a CDS encoding DUF4911 domain-containing protein has protein sequence MTMGHERDAAAGGADGAATNDPGTGTQKRTRSERRQLSRPGPRPLSVAEATQGMLVQAVQVRPSDVVFLKGIIEASDGLANVFAERGGDLVLTAPPGRDAEFSELLQDLERDIGAQLVPPGR, from the coding sequence ATGACGATGGGGCACGAGCGCGACGCAGCGGCGGGCGGGGCCGATGGCGCAGCCACGAACGATCCCGGGACCGGCACCCAGAAACGCACCCGCTCCGAGCGGCGCCAGCTCAGCCGCCCTGGCCCTCGACCCCTCTCCGTCGCCGAAGCGACCCAGGGCATGCTCGTGCAAGCCGTCCAGGTGCGTCCCTCCGATGTCGTCTTCTTGAAGGGCATCATCGAGGCCAGCGACGGGCTCGCCAACGTCTTCGCCGAACGCGGAGGCGATCTCGTCCTCACGGCCCCCCCCGGCCGCGACGCAGAGTTCTCCGAGCTGCTCCAGGACCTGGAGCGTGACATCGGGGCGCAGCTCGTCCCTCCGGGGCGCTGA
- a CDS encoding ribonucleoside-diphosphate reductase subunit alpha — protein sequence MLSESTPKTNGAAPLRVSPTRSATTEETYPQTTMRVTKRNGSTEPVDLNKIVRAVGRCCVGLTDVDALRIATRTISGLYDGATTRELDQLSIQTAAALIVEEPHYAKLAARLLATYIDKEVRNQEIHAFSQSVATGHRLGLINERLYEFVTSNARKLNDAIEPERDREFEYFGLRTLQDRYLLKHPQTRLVLETPQHFFLRIACSLSETVTDAIELYRLFSSLEYMPSSPTLFNTGTKHEQLSSCFLLDSPEDHLRGIYQRYTDVAMLSKFSGGIGLAYHRVRSRGSLIESTNGYSSGIVPWLKTLDASVAAVNQGGKRKGACCVYLETWHADIEDFLSLRDNTGDDASRTHNLNLANWVSDLFMKRVEADGSWSLFDPKTVKDLPDLYGEAFERRYVEAEEAGLAVKTVKARELYARMMRTLAQTGNGWMTFKDKSNLACNQTALAGRTIHLSNLCTEILEVTSKEESAVCNLGSINLARHTAVQDGAVVFDFEKLARTVQIAVRQLDRVIDLNYYPIPSTKASNVRWRPVGLGVMGLQDVLFQMRLPFDSEGARALSRRIAEEIYFHALTTSADLAVEKGRHPSFEETRAARGELQFDAWGVRPMDGERWEALRRRVQVDGLRNSLLVAIAPTATIASIVGSYECIEPQVSNLFKRETLSGDFLQVNRYLVAELKQLGLWTESVRARLKMAEGSVQGLAELPEALRALFRTAWEIPMRALIDMAADRGAFIDQSQSLNLFVESPNIGQLSSMYFYAWKRGLKTTYYLRSRPATRIAKATVEAPPAEAKKDAADVACSLENPESCEACQ from the coding sequence ATGCTGAGTGAATCGACCCCGAAGACCAACGGCGCGGCGCCGTTGCGTGTGTCCCCGACGAGGAGCGCGACCACCGAGGAGACCTACCCGCAGACGACGATGCGGGTGACGAAGCGCAACGGCTCGACCGAGCCGGTGGATCTCAACAAGATCGTCCGCGCGGTGGGCCGCTGCTGCGTGGGGCTCACGGACGTGGACGCGCTGCGGATCGCGACGCGAACGATCAGCGGGCTGTACGACGGGGCGACGACGCGGGAGCTGGACCAGCTCTCGATCCAGACGGCGGCGGCGCTGATCGTCGAGGAGCCCCACTACGCGAAGCTCGCGGCGCGGCTGCTGGCCACGTACATCGACAAGGAGGTCCGCAACCAGGAGATCCATGCGTTCTCGCAGTCGGTCGCCACCGGGCACCGGCTCGGGTTGATCAACGAGCGGCTGTACGAGTTCGTCACCAGCAACGCGCGCAAGCTGAACGACGCGATCGAGCCCGAACGCGACCGGGAGTTCGAGTACTTCGGGCTGCGGACGCTGCAGGACCGCTACTTGCTGAAGCACCCGCAGACGCGCCTGGTGCTCGAGACGCCGCAGCACTTCTTCCTGCGGATCGCGTGCTCGCTGTCGGAGACGGTGACCGACGCCATCGAGCTGTACCGGCTGTTCTCGTCGCTGGAGTACATGCCCAGCTCGCCGACGCTGTTCAACACGGGGACGAAGCACGAGCAGCTGTCGAGCTGCTTTCTGCTGGACTCACCCGAGGATCACCTGCGCGGGATCTACCAGCGGTACACGGACGTGGCGATGCTCTCGAAGTTCTCGGGTGGCATCGGGCTCGCCTACCACCGGGTGCGGTCGCGTGGGTCACTGATCGAGAGCACGAACGGGTATTCGAGCGGGATCGTGCCGTGGCTGAAAACGCTGGATGCGTCGGTGGCGGCGGTGAACCAGGGCGGCAAACGGAAGGGAGCCTGCTGCGTGTACCTGGAGACGTGGCACGCGGACATCGAGGACTTTCTCTCGCTGCGGGACAACACGGGGGACGACGCGAGCCGCACGCACAACCTGAACCTCGCGAACTGGGTCTCGGACCTGTTCATGAAGCGGGTGGAAGCCGACGGGTCGTGGAGCTTGTTCGATCCGAAGACGGTGAAGGACCTGCCGGACCTCTACGGCGAGGCCTTCGAGCGGCGCTACGTGGAGGCGGAAGAGGCCGGGCTCGCCGTGAAGACGGTGAAGGCGCGGGAGCTGTACGCGCGGATGATGCGGACCCTGGCGCAGACCGGCAACGGCTGGATGACGTTCAAGGACAAGTCGAACCTGGCGTGCAACCAGACGGCGCTCGCGGGGCGGACGATCCACCTGTCGAACCTCTGCACGGAGATCCTGGAGGTGACGTCGAAAGAGGAGTCGGCGGTCTGCAACCTGGGGTCGATCAACCTGGCCCGGCACACGGCGGTGCAGGACGGGGCGGTGGTGTTCGACTTCGAGAAGCTCGCGCGTACGGTGCAGATCGCGGTGCGGCAGCTCGATCGGGTGATCGACCTGAATTACTACCCGATCCCGTCGACGAAGGCATCGAACGTGCGCTGGCGTCCGGTGGGCCTCGGGGTGATGGGGCTGCAGGACGTGCTGTTCCAGATGCGGCTGCCCTTCGACAGCGAGGGGGCGCGCGCGCTGTCCCGGCGGATCGCGGAGGAGATCTACTTCCACGCGCTCACGACGTCGGCGGATCTGGCGGTGGAGAAGGGGAGGCACCCGTCCTTCGAGGAGACGCGGGCGGCGCGCGGGGAGCTTCAGTTCGATGCGTGGGGCGTGAGGCCGATGGATGGCGAGCGATGGGAGGCGCTGCGCCGCCGGGTGCAGGTGGATGGCCTGCGGAACTCGCTGCTGGTGGCGATTGCGCCGACGGCGACGATTGCGTCCATCGTGGGCAGCTATGAATGCATCGAGCCGCAGGTGTCGAACCTGTTCAAGCGGGAGACGCTGTCCGGCGACTTCCTCCAGGTGAACCGCTACCTCGTGGCAGAGCTGAAGCAGCTCGGCCTGTGGACGGAGTCGGTGCGCGCACGGCTGAAGATGGCGGAGGGCTCCGTGCAGGGGCTTGCCGAGCTGCCGGAGGCGCTGCGGGCGCTGTTCAGGACCGCGTGGGAGATCCCGATGCGTGCGCTCATCGACATGGCGGCCGATCGAGGGGCGTTCATCGATCAGAGCCAGTCGCTGAACCTGTTCGTGGAGAGCCCGAACATCGGGCAGCTCTCGTCGATGTACTTCTACGCCTGGAAGAGGGGGCTGAAGACGACGTATTACCTGCGTTCGCGGCCCGCGACGCGCATCGCGAAGGCGACGGTGGAGGCCCCGCCGGCGGAAGCCAAGAAGGACGCCGCCGACGTGGCGTGCTCGCTGGAGAACCCGGAGAGCTGCGAGGCGTGCCAATGA
- the metE gene encoding 5-methyltetrahydropteroyltriglutamate--homocysteine S-methyltransferase, whose protein sequence is MTVFASCLGHPRIGVARELKKALESFWAKKSSAEALEGVASSLRRRHWEAMKSAGIDFVPSNDFSLYDHVLDAAVMVGAVPARYRGIEDRLMRYFAMARGLQDRGAGVDVPALEMTKWFDTNYHYIVPELEEGQAFQLDATKLLAELEEARALGVETRPVILGPVTLLLLSKVASGGKGEPLDHLEALLPVYEQLLAQLAERHVGWVQIDEPCLVLDLSARARQAYEVALKRLAGSVRRPKILVATYFGALGDNLSLVREGGCEGLHVDLVRAPEQLDAVLAGLGAETVLSVGVVDGRNIWRTDLDAAHGLVLRAVARLGAARVIVAPSCSLLHVPVDLAAEKKLDAELKGWLAFAAQKLDEVRALAGAAESEQPSGVIFEEARVALSGRRASPRTRNPAVRARTAAVTEVMKRRAAPFADRATKQRARFQLPALPTTTIGSFPQTGDVRGARAAWRAGKMSEADYQEFLQAETRRCVEKQEALGLDVLVHGEFERTDMVEYFGERLEGYAFTENGWVQSYGSRCVKPPVLFGDVVRPEAMTVEWSRYAQSLTKRPMKGMLTGPVTILQWSFVRDDQPRSETCLQIALAIRDEVVDLEAGGIPIIQVDEPAIREGLPLRRGDWAAYLQWAVDAFRVATSGVRDETQIQTHMCYSEFSDILDSIAALDADVLLIETSRSRMELLVDFGQFRYPNDVGPGVYDIHSPRVPSTEEMVELLERAAQVLPVERLWVNPDCGLKTRGWPEVEGALVGMVEAAKRARARLAGRAG, encoded by the coding sequence GTGACGGTATTCGCATCGTGTCTCGGTCATCCCAGGATTGGTGTCGCGCGAGAGCTGAAGAAGGCGCTGGAGAGCTTCTGGGCGAAGAAAAGCTCGGCCGAGGCACTGGAGGGCGTGGCGTCGAGCCTGCGGCGGCGTCACTGGGAGGCGATGAAGTCGGCGGGGATCGACTTCGTTCCCAGCAACGATTTCTCGCTTTATGACCACGTGCTCGACGCGGCGGTGATGGTGGGGGCCGTGCCGGCGCGTTATCGCGGGATCGAGGACAGGCTGATGCGGTACTTCGCGATGGCGCGCGGGCTCCAGGATCGGGGCGCGGGGGTCGATGTGCCGGCGCTGGAGATGACCAAGTGGTTCGACACGAACTACCACTACATCGTGCCCGAGCTGGAGGAGGGGCAGGCATTCCAGCTCGATGCGACCAAGCTGCTCGCGGAGCTGGAGGAGGCGCGGGCGCTGGGCGTGGAAACGCGCCCGGTGATCCTGGGGCCGGTGACGTTGCTCCTGCTGTCGAAGGTGGCCTCGGGCGGGAAGGGGGAGCCGCTCGATCATCTGGAGGCGCTGTTGCCGGTCTACGAGCAGCTCCTCGCGCAGCTCGCGGAGAGGCACGTGGGGTGGGTGCAGATCGACGAGCCTTGCCTGGTGCTGGACCTCTCGGCGCGGGCGCGGCAGGCGTACGAGGTGGCGCTGAAACGGCTCGCGGGCAGCGTGCGGCGGCCGAAGATCCTGGTGGCGACGTACTTCGGGGCGCTCGGGGACAACCTGTCGCTGGTGCGGGAAGGGGGCTGCGAGGGGCTGCACGTGGACCTGGTGCGGGCGCCGGAGCAGCTCGACGCGGTGCTCGCGGGGCTGGGGGCAGAGACGGTTCTGTCGGTCGGAGTCGTCGATGGGCGGAACATCTGGCGCACGGACCTGGACGCGGCGCACGGCCTGGTGCTGCGTGCGGTGGCGCGGCTGGGTGCGGCGCGGGTGATCGTGGCGCCTTCGTGCTCGCTGCTGCACGTGCCGGTGGATCTGGCCGCGGAGAAGAAGCTCGACGCGGAGTTGAAGGGGTGGCTCGCGTTCGCGGCGCAGAAGCTCGACGAGGTGCGGGCGCTCGCGGGGGCAGCGGAGAGCGAGCAGCCGTCGGGGGTGATCTTCGAGGAGGCGCGGGTGGCGCTTTCGGGGCGTCGGGCGTCGCCGCGGACGCGGAACCCGGCCGTGCGGGCCAGGACGGCGGCGGTGACCGAGGTGATGAAGCGCAGGGCGGCGCCGTTCGCGGACCGAGCGACGAAGCAGCGGGCGCGGTTCCAGCTTCCGGCGCTGCCCACGACGACCATCGGTTCGTTCCCGCAGACGGGTGACGTGCGCGGGGCGCGGGCCGCCTGGCGGGCCGGGAAGATGTCGGAGGCCGACTACCAGGAGTTCCTGCAAGCGGAGACGCGGCGCTGCGTGGAGAAGCAGGAGGCGCTGGGGCTCGACGTGCTGGTGCACGGGGAGTTCGAGCGTACCGACATGGTCGAGTACTTCGGGGAGCGGCTGGAGGGCTATGCGTTCACCGAGAACGGGTGGGTGCAGAGCTATGGCTCGCGCTGCGTGAAGCCGCCGGTGCTCTTCGGGGACGTGGTCCGGCCCGAGGCAATGACCGTCGAATGGTCGCGCTACGCGCAGTCGCTGACGAAGCGGCCGATGAAGGGGATGCTGACCGGGCCGGTGACCATCCTCCAGTGGTCGTTCGTACGTGACGACCAGCCGCGCAGCGAGACGTGCCTCCAGATCGCGCTGGCGATCCGCGACGAGGTGGTGGACCTGGAGGCGGGGGGGATCCCGATCATCCAGGTGGATGAGCCAGCGATCCGGGAGGGGTTGCCGCTGCGGCGTGGCGACTGGGCGGCCTACCTCCAGTGGGCGGTCGATGCGTTCCGGGTGGCCACGAGCGGGGTGCGGGACGAGACGCAGATCCAGACGCACATGTGCTACTCGGAGTTCAGCGACATCCTCGACTCCATCGCGGCGCTGGACGCGGATGTGCTGCTCATCGAGACGTCGCGCTCGAGGATGGAGCTGCTGGTCGACTTCGGGCAGTTCCGTTACCCGAACGATGTCGGGCCCGGGGTTTACGACATCCACTCGCCGCGTGTGCCGTCGACCGAGGAGATGGTGGAGCTGCTCGAGCGCGCGGCGCAGGTGCTGCCGGTCGAGCGGCTCTGGGTGAACCCGGACTGCGGCTTGAAGACGCGCGGGTGGCCGGAGGTGGAGGGGGCGCTCGTCGGGATGGTCGAGGCCGCGAAGCGGGCGCGGGCGCGGCTCGCCGGGCGCGCTGGCTGA
- a CDS encoding tetratricopeptide repeat protein gives MAAGQRRGAGARALGRAPNLRAPAGGPQRSEAPTGGSGGDRPLLRLALNRGALALELAEPFQLGPFSLTELVVRIPGLRFPLDLSGGVARFRHRRGALERLVLEVRTTELGTWLTPRLRGLLGAGPTELEVAPLRGSAPAPRLALPGQAPRLASSPGVLLALRVGEAALAFDVVIAPGERDLRLIPERARGVGLGAPPHALALQALMAGSGPGAQLLGGAVVVADAVARVVREAMPAAGARAPAVDAVRWTELTASAGTLRFEAVAEAPPPALDDRTLSALEAAEIAADGDRAAAEGDLDAARQAYLSALERAPRHRELATRVAWIDCVVGERAEAALATLVEAMPAVDAGVLGAELLEAVGDRDAAFTALERAAHGEPYGPLSALGWLRAARLSETPAMRLQALDEGVARAPLLAELRWARLEARLDVADARGAMADAEHLEAATRGAQARHAVWRRAAEAYLARGHAADARRLFERALRYAPDSPEAALGLGRSLRAAGEGRRALDLLARARALAERRGQTVGALELELARGLAELANDRPAAIARVHGIPPGTPEALEARLLEGRWRAELGDPEGASLCLSRLRAAVEMGSAELVAGPEASRVASLLAEAAEIEERERGDLLAAQLHLGLAMRLSPRHPGIGAAFRRVTAELKRPAPPPRPAPLPAAPSSASHRDPYAGARDDEFQAADHHPQPAAPAPRTAGHEREGATHRRHARGHERHAVELTPEALRAPRLPAWEDTSAEEPTYDHEGLEHEAHDPSAPYGYEQIAGGVSHDSSPGDEDDSSPDDEDELPSSEEASTPHHDARPRPPPQGAPQAWWTQPEDEVGSPAGEPNPEDEQLVERLTERLRADPHDQQITLDLAAALARLGRDLDLLALLSARIEEGDDAVRDQLTPLRREVLQRLSLQARAAGRTSEAELYEMMLEMP, from the coding sequence ATGGCGGCCGGACAGAGGCGCGGAGCAGGAGCAAGGGCGCTCGGGAGAGCACCCAATCTCCGTGCGCCTGCTGGCGGGCCACAGCGCTCCGAGGCGCCGACAGGAGGGAGCGGCGGAGACCGGCCCCTCTTGCGGCTGGCGCTGAACCGGGGCGCGCTGGCGCTGGAGCTGGCGGAGCCGTTCCAGCTCGGGCCGTTCTCGCTGACCGAGCTGGTGGTGCGGATCCCGGGGCTCCGCTTCCCGCTCGATCTGTCGGGCGGCGTGGCGCGCTTTCGCCACCGGCGCGGCGCGCTGGAGCGGCTGGTGCTGGAGGTCCGCACCACGGAGCTGGGAACGTGGCTCACGCCGCGGCTGCGCGGGCTGCTCGGGGCGGGGCCCACCGAGCTGGAGGTCGCGCCGCTCCGGGGATCGGCCCCGGCGCCTCGTCTGGCGTTGCCAGGGCAGGCGCCTCGTCTCGCCAGCTCGCCCGGGGTGCTGCTGGCGCTGCGGGTGGGTGAGGCCGCGCTCGCCTTCGATGTGGTGATCGCGCCCGGGGAGCGCGATCTGCGGCTCATCCCGGAGCGGGCGCGTGGCGTGGGGCTGGGCGCGCCGCCGCACGCGCTGGCGCTGCAGGCGCTGATGGCCGGCTCGGGCCCAGGAGCGCAGCTTCTGGGGGGCGCGGTGGTGGTGGCGGACGCGGTGGCGCGGGTGGTCCGGGAGGCGATGCCCGCGGCAGGAGCGCGCGCGCCCGCGGTGGACGCAGTGCGCTGGACGGAGCTGACAGCGAGTGCCGGGACGCTCCGGTTCGAGGCCGTCGCCGAGGCCCCGCCGCCAGCGCTGGACGACCGCACGTTGAGCGCGCTGGAGGCCGCCGAGATCGCGGCGGACGGGGATCGTGCGGCGGCCGAGGGCGATCTGGACGCGGCGCGGCAGGCCTACCTGTCGGCGCTGGAGCGCGCACCGAGGCACCGGGAGCTCGCGACGCGGGTGGCGTGGATCGACTGCGTGGTGGGGGAGCGGGCCGAGGCGGCGCTGGCGACGCTGGTGGAGGCGATGCCGGCGGTGGATGCCGGGGTCCTGGGCGCGGAGCTGCTGGAGGCGGTGGGCGATCGGGATGCGGCGTTCACGGCGCTGGAGCGAGCCGCGCACGGGGAGCCGTACGGGCCGCTGTCGGCGCTGGGGTGGCTGCGGGCGGCGCGGCTGAGCGAGACGCCGGCCATGCGGCTGCAGGCCCTCGACGAGGGGGTGGCGCGGGCGCCACTGCTGGCGGAGCTGCGCTGGGCACGGCTGGAAGCGAGGCTCGACGTGGCCGACGCGCGGGGGGCGATGGCCGACGCCGAGCACCTGGAGGCGGCGACGCGGGGGGCGCAGGCGCGGCATGCGGTGTGGCGGCGCGCGGCCGAGGCGTACCTCGCCCGGGGGCACGCCGCCGACGCGCGGCGCTTGTTCGAGCGAGCGCTCCGGTATGCGCCCGACAGCCCGGAGGCCGCACTGGGCCTGGGGCGCTCGCTGCGCGCGGCAGGCGAGGGTCGGCGCGCGCTCGACCTGCTGGCCAGGGCGCGCGCACTCGCCGAGCGGCGCGGGCAGACGGTGGGCGCACTGGAGCTGGAGCTGGCGCGAGGGCTGGCCGAACTCGCGAACGACCGCCCCGCGGCGATCGCGCGGGTGCACGGGATTCCCCCGGGCACGCCGGAGGCGCTGGAGGCCCGGCTGCTCGAAGGGCGGTGGCGGGCGGAGCTGGGTGATCCCGAGGGAGCGTCACTCTGCCTGAGCCGGCTGAGAGCAGCCGTGGAGATGGGCAGCGCGGAGCTCGTGGCGGGGCCCGAGGCGAGCCGGGTGGCGTCGCTGCTCGCAGAGGCGGCCGAGATCGAGGAGCGTGAGCGGGGCGATCTGCTGGCGGCCCAGCTCCACCTCGGGCTCGCCATGCGGCTCTCCCCCCGCCACCCGGGCATCGGGGCGGCGTTCCGCCGGGTGACGGCAGAGCTGAAGCGTCCAGCACCTCCACCTCGACCCGCGCCCCTTCCGGCCGCACCGTCGAGCGCTTCACACCGAGACCCGTACGCGGGCGCGCGGGACGATGAGTTCCAGGCAGCGGATCACCATCCGCAGCCTGCGGCCCCTGCGCCGCGCACTGCCGGACACGAGCGTGAAGGCGCGACCCATCGTCGCCACGCGAGGGGACACGAGCGCCACGCCGTGGAGCTGACGCCGGAAGCGCTGAGGGCACCCCGGCTGCCCGCGTGGGAAGACACCTCGGCCGAGGAGCCCACGTACGACCACGAAGGACTCGAGCACGAGGCGCACGACCCGTCGGCCCCCTACGGGTATGAACAAATCGCAGGCGGCGTCAGCCACGACAGCTCTCCTGGCGACGAGGACGACAGCTCTCCCGACGACGAGGACGAGCTGCCCTCCAGCGAGGAGGCATCCACCCCCCACCACGACGCCCGCCCTCGCCCGCCACCGCAAGGCGCTCCCCAGGCCTGGTGGACCCAGCCCGAAGACGAGGTGGGCTCCCCCGCCGGCGAGCCGAACCCCGAGGACGAGCAGCTCGTGGAGCGGCTGACCGAGCGGCTCCGCGCCGACCCGCACGACCAGCAGATCACGCTCGACCTGGCGGCAGCGCTCGCACGCCTCGGCCGCGATCTCGACCTCCTGGCCTTGCTCTCCGCCCGCATCGAGGAGGGCGACGACGCGGTCCGCGACCAGCTCACCCCGCTGCGGCGCGAGGTGCTCCAGCGGCTCTCGCTGCAGGCCCGGGCGGCGGGGCGCACCTCCGAGGCCGAGCTGTACGAGATGATGCTGGAAATGCCCTGA
- a CDS encoding aspartate kinase, which translates to MTEHASNRGRPIVVQKYGGSSVADVEKIGRVADRIVATQRAGHDVVVVVSAMGKTTDGLLTLARQVAASAGGTIEPPRRELDMLVSTGERVAMSLLSIAIHARGLQAISFTGSQSGILTNDRHFDARIIEVRPHRIEDELSRGKVVIVAGYQGMSYRREITTLGRGGSDTTAVALAAALEADRCEIYSDVDGVYSADPRAVPDAQHLPELDHAVLQEMAECGAKVICAQAVEWARRAGIAIYARSTFDPIEGAEPRQTLVRKYAPGDAPKARAVVAESGVVLARAEGGTRLDDLLKAAGAIGLAFKDLCLTQGGGAFLLPLLNVPDWQAARRQLTAALPSLELTEGVALVSVVGDGLAATAEPLTRFTAALRQEGIEPRLTVAGPLRLSAVLDADAVGPAQRVLHQAFVAE; encoded by the coding sequence GTGACCGAACACGCTTCGAACCGGGGGCGCCCCATCGTCGTCCAGAAGTACGGGGGCTCCTCGGTGGCCGACGTCGAGAAGATCGGCCGCGTCGCCGACCGGATCGTCGCCACCCAGCGCGCAGGCCACGACGTGGTCGTCGTGGTGAGCGCGATGGGCAAGACCACCGACGGTCTGCTCACGCTGGCCCGCCAGGTCGCCGCCAGCGCGGGCGGCACCATCGAGCCGCCGCGACGCGAGCTGGACATGCTCGTCTCCACCGGCGAGCGGGTCGCGATGTCGCTGCTCTCGATCGCCATCCACGCGCGCGGCCTCCAGGCGATCTCCTTCACCGGCTCGCAGTCGGGCATCCTCACGAACGACCGCCACTTCGACGCCCGCATCATCGAGGTGCGACCGCACCGCATCGAGGACGAGCTGTCACGCGGCAAGGTGGTCATCGTGGCCGGCTACCAGGGCATGAGCTACCGCCGCGAGATCACCACCCTCGGACGGGGCGGCTCCGACACGACGGCCGTGGCGCTGGCAGCCGCGCTGGAGGCGGATCGCTGCGAGATCTACAGCGACGTCGACGGCGTCTACTCCGCGGATCCGCGGGCCGTACCCGACGCGCAGCACCTGCCCGAGCTGGATCACGCCGTGCTCCAGGAGATGGCCGAGTGCGGCGCGAAGGTCATCTGCGCCCAGGCCGTGGAGTGGGCGCGGCGCGCCGGGATCGCCATCTACGCGCGCTCGACGTTCGATCCCATCGAGGGCGCCGAGCCCCGTCAGACCCTGGTCCGGAAGTACGCGCCCGGCGACGCCCCCAAGGCACGCGCGGTGGTGGCGGAGTCCGGGGTGGTCCTGGCCCGCGCCGAGGGCGGCACGCGCCTGGACGACCTGCTCAAGGCCGCCGGGGCCATCGGCCTCGCCTTCAAGGACCTCTGCCTCACCCAGGGGGGCGGCGCGTTCCTCCTCCCCCTCCTGAACGTCCCCGACTGGCAGGCCGCGCGCCGGCAGCTCACGGCCGCGCTGCCGTCCCTGGAGCTGACCGAGGGCGTCGCCCTGGTGAGCGTGGTGGGCGACGGCCTCGCCGCCACCGCGGAGCCGCTGACGCGGTTCACGGCGGCGCTCCGGCAGGAGGGCATCGAGCCACGCCTCACCGTGGCGGGCCCGCTCCGGCTGAGCGCCGTGCTCGACGCGGACGCCGTGGGCCCGGCCCAGCGCGTGCTGCACCAGGCCTTCGTGGCGGAGTGA
- a CDS encoding ribonucleotide-diphosphate reductase subunit beta, with protein MSLVSRPARLLDPGLCLTLRPMAYPVFFEMYRDGIKNTWTVEEVDFATDVGDLQRKMSGAERHLVQRLVAFFATGDSIVANNLVLNLYKHLNAPEARMYLSRQLYEEALHVQFYLTLLDTYVPDPAERHRAFAAVENIPSIKKKADFCMRWLDSIQDVDRLSTRDERRRFLLNLICFAACVEGLFFFGAFAYVYFLRSRGLLHGLSAGTSWVFRDESAHMAFAFEVVKTVRREEPELFDAGLEKDVMRMIDEAVDCEAQFAEDLLQGGVVGLSTRDMRQYLEFCADQRLATLGLKKRYGAKNPFSFMDLQDVQEVTNFFERRPSAYQVGVSGEVVLDAAF; from the coding sequence ATGAGCCTCGTCAGCCGACCTGCGCGCCTCCTCGATCCGGGCCTGTGCCTGACGCTGCGGCCGATGGCCTACCCGGTCTTCTTCGAGATGTACCGCGACGGCATCAAGAACACCTGGACGGTGGAGGAGGTCGACTTCGCCACCGACGTCGGGGACTTGCAGCGCAAGATGAGCGGGGCGGAGCGGCACCTGGTGCAGCGGCTCGTCGCGTTCTTCGCCACGGGCGATTCGATCGTGGCGAACAATCTGGTGCTGAACCTCTACAAGCACCTGAACGCGCCCGAGGCGCGGATGTACCTGTCGCGGCAGCTCTACGAGGAGGCGCTGCACGTGCAGTTCTACCTGACGCTCCTCGATACCTACGTCCCCGATCCGGCGGAGCGGCACCGGGCCTTCGCGGCGGTCGAGAACATCCCCTCGATCAAGAAGAAGGCCGACTTCTGCATGCGCTGGCTGGACTCGATCCAGGATGTGGATCGGCTGTCGACGCGGGACGAGCGGCGCCGGTTCTTGCTGAACCTGATCTGCTTCGCGGCCTGCGTGGAGGGGCTCTTCTTCTTCGGGGCCTTCGCCTACGTGTACTTCCTGCGCTCGCGTGGGCTCTTGCACGGTCTCTCGGCGGGGACGAGCTGGGTGTTCCGGGACGAGAGCGCGCACATGGCGTTCGCGTTCGAGGTGGTGAAGACGGTGCGGCGCGAGGAGCCCGAGCTGTTCGACGCTGGCCTGGAGAAGGACGTGATGCGCATGATCGACGAGGCCGTCGACTGCGAGGCCCAGTTCGCCGAGGACCTCTTGCAAGGCGGGGTGGTGGGGCTGTCGACGCGGGACATGCGGCAGTACCTGGAGTTCTGCGCGGATCAGCGGCTTGCGACGCTCGGATTGAAGAAGCGCTACGGGGCGAAGAATCCCTTCTCGTTCATGGATCTCCAGGACGTGCAGGAGGTGACGAACTTCTTCGAGCGGCGGCCGTCGGCCTACCAGGTCGGGGTCTCCGGAGAGGTGGTGCTCGATGCGGCCTTCTGA